A stretch of Deinobacterium chartae DNA encodes these proteins:
- a CDS encoding SDR family oxidoreductase encodes MSDPFQPNLLSGKVALVTGGGSGINLAIAQRMAAQGAALILVGRTLEKVEAAARDLEAAGGRAIGLSADVRDYAALEAAIVQGARHFGGLDIVVCGAAGNFPAPATGMSANGFRSVVDIDLLGTFNTCRAAFEYLRKPGASVVAISAVQALMPTALQSHVSAAKAGVDMLIRTLALEWGPLGVRLNSIAPGPVEDTEGVRRLVPTEAAREALTRSIPLQRFAQGSEIADLALFLCSDAARYITGAVIPCDGGQSLHGSGIMMSSLGIR; translated from the coding sequence ATGTCCGATCCTTTCCAGCCCAACCTCCTTTCCGGCAAGGTCGCCCTGGTCACCGGCGGCGGCAGCGGCATCAACCTCGCCATCGCCCAGCGCATGGCCGCGCAGGGCGCGGCCCTGATCCTGGTGGGCCGCACCCTCGAGAAGGTCGAGGCTGCGGCGCGCGACCTCGAGGCGGCGGGCGGGCGCGCCATCGGCCTGTCCGCCGACGTGCGCGACTACGCGGCCCTCGAGGCCGCCATCGTTCAGGGTGCCCGGCACTTCGGCGGCCTGGATATCGTGGTGTGCGGCGCGGCAGGCAATTTTCCGGCCCCGGCCACCGGGATGTCGGCCAACGGTTTTCGTTCGGTGGTGGACATCGACCTGCTGGGAACCTTCAACACCTGTCGCGCCGCCTTCGAGTACCTGCGCAAACCCGGAGCCTCGGTGGTCGCGATCTCGGCGGTGCAGGCCCTGATGCCCACTGCCCTGCAGAGCCACGTCTCGGCCGCCAAGGCCGGGGTGGACATGCTGATTCGGACCCTGGCCCTCGAGTGGGGTCCGCTGGGGGTTCGCCTGAACTCGATCGCGCCCGGCCCGGTCGAGGACACCGAAGGGGTACGGCGCCTGGTCCCGACCGAAGCGGCGCGCGAGGCGCTCACCCGCTCGATTCCGCTGCAACGGTTCGCGCAGGGCAGCGAAATCGCCGATCTGGCACTGTTTTTGTGCTCGGATGCGGCGCGCTACATCACCGGGGCGGTGATTCCCTGCGACGGCGGGCAGTCGCTGCACGGCTCGGGCATCATGATGTCCTCGCTGGGGATTCGCTAG
- a CDS encoding 2,3-bisphosphoglycerate-independent phosphoglycerate mutase, with amino-acid sequence MLEVIRELSKKTESKIVMVVLDGVGGLPLEPNGETELASATTPNLDALARESQLGLIELVGAGITPGSGPGHLSLFGYDPLKYTVGRGALSAVGIGVKLNAGDVAVRGNFATLGAGRVVEDRRAGRPSDEENVRVVAKLRAAIPELNGTPVEIYTESEHRFVVVFRATGTPLGANVSDVDPQATGVVPLTAQAQDAASERTAQLVNAFVEKAEQALEGEPQINGVLFRGYSDVPHFPSFEEVYRLNAACIASYPMYKGLAQLVGMQVLEVPGHEDALEEKMQVLEANWDRYDFFFVHIKKTDSTGEDGNFEEKVHKIELFDALLPRIRALNPDVLALVGDHSTPSKLTTHSWHPVPFLIHSNWGRKDLAARFTEEEAQKGSLMLRKGTEVMPLLMANALKLQKYGA; translated from the coding sequence ATGCTAGAGGTCATCCGCGAACTCTCCAAGAAGACCGAATCCAAGATCGTTATGGTGGTGCTCGACGGCGTAGGCGGCCTGCCCCTCGAGCCGAACGGCGAAACCGAGCTGGCCAGCGCCACCACCCCCAACCTCGATGCCCTGGCGCGCGAGTCACAACTGGGCCTGATCGAGCTGGTCGGAGCCGGCATCACCCCGGGCAGCGGCCCCGGCCACCTGTCGCTGTTCGGCTATGACCCGCTGAAGTACACGGTGGGACGCGGCGCGCTCTCGGCCGTGGGCATCGGCGTGAAACTGAACGCCGGAGACGTGGCGGTGCGCGGCAACTTCGCCACCCTGGGTGCCGGACGCGTGGTCGAGGATCGCCGCGCGGGCCGCCCCAGCGACGAGGAGAACGTGCGGGTCGTGGCGAAGCTGCGCGCGGCCATCCCCGAGCTGAACGGCACCCCGGTCGAGATCTACACCGAGTCCGAACACCGCTTCGTGGTGGTCTTCCGCGCCACCGGAACCCCGCTGGGTGCCAACGTCTCGGACGTGGACCCGCAGGCGACCGGGGTGGTGCCGCTGACCGCCCAGGCGCAAGACGCCGCCAGCGAGCGCACCGCGCAACTGGTCAACGCCTTCGTGGAGAAAGCAGAGCAGGCGCTCGAGGGCGAGCCGCAGATCAACGGCGTGCTGTTCCGCGGTTACTCGGACGTGCCGCACTTTCCCTCCTTCGAGGAGGTCTACCGGCTGAACGCCGCCTGCATCGCCTCGTACCCGATGTACAAGGGCCTCGCACAACTGGTCGGCATGCAGGTCCTCGAGGTGCCCGGTCATGAGGACGCGCTCGAGGAGAAGATGCAGGTCCTCGAGGCGAACTGGGACAGGTACGACTTCTTCTTCGTGCACATCAAGAAGACCGACTCGACCGGTGAGGACGGCAACTTCGAGGAGAAGGTGCACAAGATCGAGCTGTTCGATGCGCTGCTACCGCGCATCCGCGCCCTGAACCCGGACGTGCTGGCCCTGGTGGGCGACCACAGCACGCCCAGCAAGCTCACCACCCACTCGTGGCACCCGGTGCCCTTCCTGATCCACAGCAACTGGGGCCGCAAGGACCTTGCCGCGCGCTTCACCGAAGAAGAAGCCCAGAAGGGCAGCCTGATGCTGCGCAAGGGCACCGAGGTGATGCCGCTCTTGATGGCCAACGCCCTGAAACTGCAAAAATACGGCGCCTGA
- the trmH gene encoding tRNA (guanosine(18)-2'-O)-methyltransferase TrmH — MKAERLAKIRRVLSHRQPTLSVLLEEVHKPHNLSAILRSCDAVGVFEAHAVVPKGGMPTYNATSGSAEKWVPLRLHREALPAIREMQARGFQVLATHLSERAVDYRELDYTRPTCVLLGAEKWGVSQAAAEAADANVIIPMMGMVQSLNVSVAAATILFEAQRQRLRAGMYDAPQLDPETLELLSFEWLYPELAEIYRERSEPYPALDEQGMPLERPLS; from the coding sequence GTGAAGGCCGAACGCCTGGCCAAGATCCGCCGCGTGCTGAGCCACCGCCAGCCCACCCTCAGCGTGTTGCTCGAGGAGGTGCACAAGCCGCACAACCTGTCGGCCATCTTGCGCTCCTGCGACGCGGTCGGGGTTTTTGAGGCGCACGCGGTCGTTCCCAAGGGCGGGATGCCCACCTACAACGCCACCAGCGGGTCCGCCGAGAAGTGGGTGCCGCTGCGGCTGCACCGCGAGGCACTGCCCGCCATCCGCGAGATGCAGGCGCGCGGATTTCAGGTGCTGGCCACGCACCTGTCCGAGCGCGCGGTGGACTACCGTGAACTCGACTACACCCGGCCCACCTGCGTCCTGTTGGGCGCAGAAAAGTGGGGCGTGTCGCAGGCCGCCGCCGAGGCCGCCGACGCCAACGTCATCATCCCGATGATGGGCATGGTCCAGAGCCTCAACGTGTCGGTCGCGGCGGCCACCATCTTGTTCGAGGCGCAGCGCCAGCGCCTGCGCGCCGGGATGTACGACGCGCCGCAGCTCGATCCTGAGACCCTCGAGCTCTTGTCCTTCGAGTGGCTTTACCCGGAGCTAGCCGAGATCTATCGGGAGCGCAGCGAACCCTACCCGGCCCTGGACGAACAGGGCATGCCGCTCGAACGTCCGCTCAGCTAG
- a CDS encoding HRDC domain-containing protein yields MTYPNFTLQDAPWRTHLEAELARLEGAAFALTFVNGAAALLALAGLVRPGERVLVSEDAPGLLDAWNDAGVAVERLPLEDLAQADMSGVKMVWTPEASSELRTATRSAGALLVLDSTHQPGAGLRGADLLVYGHAAQLSGHGDLELACLIGSDDVLRAPLEGSRFAPGELESLLVLRALPTLQLRLERQQSSAAQLAARLAELPGVRAARLEDPHHPISLIHLELDDLGRLHHLRMFRGAALGCTTSGYRLQGNRALLSIGLEDPEELMSDLEAALRSAEELPAGEPEVVVETDEGTETRADVEARPEPGDAEPSILMPVVTARQDPTEGMSDPERQRYEQLRDWRNAEARRLEVSRFIVASNATLADIARQRPRSLEELQAVKGMGPERVRRYGQAILDVLRGVGA; encoded by the coding sequence ATGACGTACCCGAATTTTACCCTGCAAGACGCGCCCTGGCGCACTCATCTCGAGGCTGAACTGGCCCGCCTGGAGGGCGCAGCTTTTGCGCTGACCTTCGTCAACGGTGCGGCTGCCCTGCTGGCCCTGGCGGGCCTGGTGCGCCCCGGCGAACGGGTACTGGTCAGCGAGGACGCCCCCGGCCTGCTCGATGCCTGGAACGACGCCGGAGTGGCCGTCGAACGCCTGCCGCTCGAGGACCTCGCGCAAGCGGACATGAGCGGCGTCAAGATGGTCTGGACGCCCGAAGCGAGCTCGGAACTGCGCACCGCCACCCGGAGTGCGGGCGCCCTGCTGGTCTTGGATTCCACCCACCAACCCGGCGCCGGGCTGCGCGGTGCCGACTTGCTGGTGTACGGTCACGCTGCCCAGCTCAGCGGTCACGGCGACTTGGAACTCGCCTGCCTGATCGGCTCGGACGACGTGTTGCGCGCCCCGCTCGAGGGGAGCCGCTTCGCGCCCGGAGAACTCGAAAGCCTGCTGGTGCTGCGCGCCCTGCCCACCTTGCAACTGCGCCTCGAGCGCCAGCAGAGCTCGGCCGCACAACTGGCCGCACGCCTGGCCGAACTGCCCGGCGTGCGCGCCGCCCGCCTTGAGGATCCCCACCACCCCATCTCGCTGATTCACCTCGAGCTCGACGACCTGGGCCGCCTGCACCACCTGCGCATGTTCCGGGGAGCCGCGCTGGGCTGCACCACCTCGGGCTACCGCCTGCAGGGCAACCGGGCGCTGCTCTCCATCGGTCTGGAGGACCCCGAGGAGCTGATGAGCGACCTCGAGGCCGCCCTGCGTAGCGCCGAGGAACTGCCTGCCGGGGAGCCCGAGGTCGTGGTGGAAACGGACGAAGGTACCGAGACGCGCGCCGACGTGGAAGCGCGACCCGAGCCCGGAGACGCCGAGCCGTCGATCCTGATGCCGGTCGTGACCGCCCGCCAGGACCCCACCGAAGGCATGAGCGACCCGGAGCGCCAGCGCTACGAGCAGTTGCGCGACTGGCGCAACGCCGAAGCGCGCCGCCTCGAGGTGTCACGCTTCATCGTGGCCTCCAACGCCACCCTGGCCGACATCGCCCGCCAGCGTCCGCGCAGCCTCGAGGAGCTGCAGGCCGTGAAAGGCATGGGACCCGAACGGGTGCGCAGGTACGGTCAGGCGATCTTGGACGTGCTTCGCGGGGTGGGTGCGTGA